A region of Pyxidicoccus parkwaysis DNA encodes the following proteins:
- a CDS encoding GTP-binding protein, giving the protein METALQTSLPLDVQRLLDEHSSRELLRLVVVGSVDDGKSTLIGRLLYECDGLFEDQISAVKKASAKRAAARTEASVAVPPEVLASGLRAAAGAEEEELDFSLFTDGLKAEREQGITIDVAYRYLSTGKRKVIIADTPGHIQYTRNMATGASTADAAVILVDARLGVLPQTRRHAYIASLLGIPYLAVAVNKMDLVGFDRATFERIGQELADFAYTLGFEGVRLFPVSASRGDNITRASARTPWHEGGTLLGWLESLPHQRRLDNAAFRFPVQYVIRPHQDYRGLAGQVASGTVRVGDEVQVLPSGRRTRVAGIDTFEGPLEEASAPASVTLLLADDVDASRGDLLSHVDESPQALQQLDAMLVWFGEQPLDVTRRYLVKQATRTAPAQVERIHWRMELEDLAEVPAESLSLNDIGKVRLVCRRPLLADPYRDNRRTGAFIIIDALTHDTVGAGMVLGPADTGARGAVEASLISSAERRARLGQPGAIVLLPASPDAASRAFELERSLFDEGRHVTTVSGDVEVALALAGAGLIALVHAEAPQARRVLRSEARDAGVAWLELEASEDAKQQVERVLALGENAK; this is encoded by the coding sequence ATGGAAACCGCACTGCAGACCTCTCTCCCCCTCGACGTGCAGCGGCTCCTCGACGAGCACTCCAGCCGCGAGCTGCTGCGGCTCGTGGTGGTGGGCTCCGTGGACGACGGGAAGTCCACGCTCATCGGCCGGCTCCTCTACGAGTGCGACGGCCTCTTCGAGGACCAGATTTCCGCCGTGAAGAAGGCCAGCGCGAAGCGCGCCGCCGCCCGCACCGAGGCCTCCGTGGCCGTGCCTCCGGAGGTGCTCGCCTCCGGCCTGCGCGCCGCGGCCGGCGCCGAGGAGGAGGAATTGGACTTCTCCCTCTTCACCGACGGCCTCAAGGCCGAGCGTGAGCAGGGCATCACCATCGACGTGGCGTACCGCTACCTGTCCACCGGGAAGCGCAAGGTCATCATCGCGGACACGCCGGGACACATTCAGTACACGCGCAACATGGCCACTGGCGCCTCCACGGCGGACGCGGCCGTCATCCTGGTGGACGCGCGCCTGGGCGTGCTGCCGCAGACGCGCCGGCACGCGTACATCGCCTCGCTGCTGGGCATTCCGTACCTCGCCGTCGCGGTGAACAAGATGGACCTGGTGGGCTTCGACCGGGCCACCTTCGAGCGCATCGGCCAGGAGCTGGCGGACTTCGCGTACACGCTCGGCTTCGAGGGCGTGCGCCTCTTCCCCGTCAGCGCGAGCCGGGGCGACAACATCACCCGCGCCAGCGCGCGCACGCCGTGGCACGAGGGCGGCACGCTGCTCGGGTGGCTGGAGTCACTGCCCCACCAGCGGCGGCTGGACAACGCGGCCTTCCGCTTCCCGGTGCAGTACGTCATCCGTCCGCACCAGGACTACCGGGGGCTGGCCGGGCAGGTGGCCTCCGGCACCGTGCGCGTGGGCGACGAGGTGCAGGTGCTCCCCTCGGGACGCCGCACGCGCGTGGCGGGCATCGACACCTTCGAGGGGCCGCTGGAGGAGGCCTCCGCCCCCGCGTCCGTGACGCTGCTCCTGGCGGATGACGTGGATGCGAGCCGGGGAGACCTGCTCTCGCATGTGGATGAGTCGCCGCAGGCGCTGCAACAGCTCGACGCGATGCTGGTGTGGTTCGGGGAGCAGCCGCTGGACGTGACGCGCCGCTACCTGGTGAAGCAGGCCACGCGCACCGCGCCCGCGCAGGTGGAGCGCATCCACTGGCGCATGGAGCTGGAGGACCTGGCCGAGGTGCCCGCCGAGTCGCTGTCCCTCAACGACATCGGCAAGGTGCGGCTGGTGTGCCGCCGTCCGCTGCTGGCGGACCCGTACCGCGACAACCGGCGCACGGGGGCCTTCATCATCATCGACGCGCTCACGCACGACACGGTGGGCGCGGGCATGGTGCTGGGGCCAGCGGACACCGGGGCTCGCGGCGCGGTGGAGGCTTCGCTCATCTCCTCGGCCGAGCGCCGCGCGCGGCTGGGCCAGCCCGGGGCCATCGTCCTGCTGCCGGCCTCTCCGGACGCGGCGTCGCGCGCCTTCGAGCTTGAGCGGAGCCTCTTCGACGAGGGCCGGCATGTGACTACCGTCTCCGGTGACGTGGAGGTGGCGCTCGCGCTGGCGGGGGCGGGGCTGATTGCCCTGGTGCACGCCGAGGCGCCGCAGGCCCGGCGTGTGCTGCGCTCGGAGGCTCGCGACGCGGGCGTGGCCTGGTTGGAGCTGGAGGCGTCCGAGGACGCGAAGCAGCAGGTGGAGCGCGTGCTCGCGCTCGGGGAGAACGCGAAGTGA
- a CDS encoding assimilatory sulfite reductase (NADPH) flavoprotein subunit, with the protein MSPSQTGGAPRTAAPPFVTTLLGEDKGALLLKLVDGLDTAALHWLSGYAAGLASRPASAPVSVAVPVSAMPAAAPTVPLTIVYGTQTGNSKLLAERLKQQVESSGLPTRLFRASDYPVRELAKEKLLCVVISTQGDGDPPDDSRGFCEHVLGKRAPKLEGLRFAVLGLGDSSYPKFCEVGRVLDARLAELGASRLVERADCDVDFEPIAKGWLDQAFARAREALEPHAAPIAAVVPLRGAAPVATFSKEAPFASEVLVNQRITGRGALKDVRHVELSLEGSGLEYAPGDALGVWPHNPPELVDAFLSELKLDGGTEVKRDGRSLPLSKWLGEELELTKLNRPFLERHAALANNAELKRLLEPSGAEGFRALLASHQVIDLLRAHPAPWGATELVAALRRLAPRLYSIASSSKRVGSEAHLTVSVVDYTAFGTRHLGAASSYLASRAAGTDKVRVFIEPNERFRLPDDGDKDVLMIGPGTGVAPFRAFVQERAEVGARGRNWLFFGEQHFRTQFLYQVEWQEALKKKTLHRLSLAFSRDRAQKVYVQHRLHEAGRDVYEWLDGGAYLYVCGDAQRMAPDVHAALVDIVSTHGGKSREDAEAWLQGLREERRYLRDVY; encoded by the coding sequence GTGAGTCCGTCGCAAACGGGGGGGGCCCCACGCACAGCCGCGCCGCCCTTCGTCACCACCCTGCTGGGTGAGGACAAGGGCGCGCTGCTACTCAAGCTGGTGGACGGGCTGGACACGGCGGCGCTGCACTGGCTGAGCGGCTACGCGGCGGGGCTCGCCTCACGGCCGGCGTCCGCGCCGGTCTCCGTGGCGGTGCCCGTGTCCGCCATGCCCGCTGCCGCTCCAACGGTGCCGCTCACCATCGTCTACGGGACGCAGACCGGTAACAGCAAGCTGCTGGCCGAGCGGCTCAAGCAGCAGGTGGAGTCCTCGGGGCTCCCCACGCGCCTGTTCCGCGCGAGCGACTACCCCGTGCGGGAGCTGGCGAAGGAGAAGCTGCTCTGCGTGGTCATCAGCACGCAGGGAGACGGAGACCCGCCGGACGACTCGCGAGGCTTCTGCGAGCACGTGCTGGGCAAGCGCGCCCCGAAGCTGGAGGGACTGCGCTTCGCGGTGCTGGGGCTGGGTGACTCCAGCTACCCGAAGTTCTGCGAGGTGGGCCGCGTGCTCGACGCGCGCCTCGCCGAACTGGGCGCTTCGCGGCTCGTGGAGCGCGCGGACTGCGACGTGGACTTCGAGCCCATAGCGAAGGGATGGCTCGACCAGGCCTTCGCGCGGGCGCGTGAAGCGCTGGAGCCCCACGCCGCGCCCATCGCGGCCGTCGTGCCGCTGCGCGGTGCAGCTCCGGTGGCGACGTTCAGCAAGGAGGCGCCCTTCGCATCCGAGGTGCTCGTCAACCAGCGCATCACCGGCCGGGGCGCGCTCAAGGACGTGCGGCACGTGGAGCTGTCGCTCGAAGGCTCCGGCCTGGAGTACGCGCCGGGCGACGCGCTCGGCGTGTGGCCACACAACCCGCCCGAGCTGGTGGACGCCTTCCTCTCCGAGCTGAAGCTGGATGGAGGCACGGAGGTGAAGCGCGACGGCCGCTCGCTGCCGCTGTCGAAGTGGCTGGGCGAGGAGCTGGAGCTGACGAAGCTCAACCGTCCGTTCCTCGAGCGCCATGCGGCCCTGGCCAACAATGCGGAGCTGAAGCGGCTGCTGGAGCCGTCCGGCGCGGAGGGCTTCCGTGCGCTGCTGGCGAGCCATCAGGTCATCGACCTCCTGCGCGCGCACCCGGCACCGTGGGGCGCGACGGAGCTCGTCGCGGCACTGCGCAGGCTGGCGCCCCGGCTGTACTCCATTGCCTCCAGCTCCAAGCGCGTGGGCTCGGAGGCGCACCTGACGGTGTCGGTGGTGGACTACACGGCCTTCGGCACGCGGCACCTCGGCGCCGCATCGTCGTACCTGGCCTCGCGAGCGGCGGGGACGGACAAGGTCCGCGTCTTCATCGAGCCCAACGAGCGCTTCCGCCTCCCGGACGACGGCGACAAGGACGTGCTGATGATTGGCCCCGGCACGGGCGTGGCGCCCTTCCGCGCCTTCGTGCAGGAGCGCGCCGAGGTGGGCGCGCGCGGGCGCAACTGGCTCTTCTTCGGCGAGCAGCACTTCCGCACGCAGTTCCTCTACCAGGTGGAGTGGCAGGAGGCGCTGAAGAAGAAGACGCTACACCGGCTGTCGCTCGCCTTCTCGCGAGACCGCGCGCAGAAGGTCTACGTGCAGCACCGCCTGCACGAGGCCGGGCGCGACGTCTACGAGTGGCTGGACGGTGGCGCGTACCTCTACGTCTGCGGCGATGCGCAGCGGATGGCCCCGGACGTCCACGCGGCGCTGGTGGACATCGTCTCCACCCACGGCGGGAAGAGCCGCGAGGACGCGGAGGCCTGGCTCCAGGGCCTGCGCGAAGAGCGGCGCTACCTGCGCGACGTCTACTGA
- the cysI gene encoding assimilatory sulfite reductase (NADPH) hemoprotein subunit, with the protein MSTQSKPLSEVEHIKTQSRLLRGTLAESLMDPVTGAISTPDTSLIKFHGSYQQDDRDIRDERRLQKLEPAYSFMLRTRLPGGVCTPAQWLAMDALAREYANHTLRITTRQAFQLHGVIKDDLKPTIARINQALMDTLAACGDVNRNVLCNPNPVDSRVHETVYQWAVRLSEHLLPKTRAYYEIWLDDEKVAGGEEEPIYGPTYLPRKFKTAVAVPPLNDVDVFAHDLGFIAIIEGDTLAGFNVSVGGGMGATHGDAATYPRLANVVGFIPPEKTLEVAAEVVRIHRDFGDRSNRKHARLKYVLEERGVAWFTAELERRLGFALQPARPFSFDHNGDRFGWVEGHDGKWHLTLHLDSGRVADRPGAPHLTGLREIARFHTGDFRLTANQNLVIANVSAEAREAIDALVARHGLDGFRSASPLRRNALACVALPTCGLAMAEAERYLPAFVEKLEARLVAHGLRDANLLLRITGCPNGCARPYLAEVALVGKAPGRYNLHLGGDVRGQRINRLYRENIDEDGILAALEPLFAEYAHERKPGEGFGDYVVRAGHVPAPPAKVTPNAAA; encoded by the coding sequence ATGAGCACGCAGTCCAAGCCTCTGTCCGAGGTGGAGCACATCAAGACGCAGAGCCGCCTGCTCCGCGGCACGTTGGCGGAGAGCCTGATGGACCCGGTGACGGGCGCCATCTCCACGCCAGACACCAGCCTCATCAAGTTCCACGGCAGCTACCAGCAGGACGACCGTGACATCCGCGACGAGCGCCGCCTGCAGAAGCTGGAGCCGGCCTACAGCTTCATGCTGCGCACGCGCCTGCCCGGCGGCGTGTGCACGCCCGCGCAGTGGCTCGCCATGGACGCGCTGGCACGGGAGTACGCCAACCACACGCTGCGCATCACCACCCGGCAGGCGTTCCAGCTCCACGGCGTCATCAAGGATGACCTCAAGCCCACCATCGCCCGCATCAATCAGGCGCTGATGGACACGCTGGCCGCCTGCGGCGACGTGAACCGCAACGTGCTGTGCAACCCGAACCCGGTGGACTCGCGCGTCCACGAGACGGTGTACCAGTGGGCGGTGCGCCTCTCCGAGCACCTGCTGCCGAAGACGCGCGCCTACTACGAAATCTGGCTGGACGACGAGAAGGTGGCCGGCGGTGAGGAGGAGCCCATCTACGGGCCCACCTACCTGCCCCGGAAGTTCAAGACGGCCGTCGCGGTGCCGCCCCTCAACGACGTGGACGTCTTCGCGCACGACCTGGGCTTCATCGCCATCATCGAGGGCGACACGCTGGCCGGATTCAATGTCTCGGTGGGTGGTGGCATGGGCGCCACGCATGGAGACGCGGCCACGTATCCGCGGCTCGCGAACGTGGTGGGCTTCATTCCCCCGGAGAAGACGCTGGAGGTGGCCGCCGAGGTGGTGCGCATCCACCGCGACTTCGGAGACCGCTCCAACCGCAAGCATGCGCGGCTGAAGTACGTGCTGGAGGAGCGCGGCGTCGCGTGGTTCACGGCGGAACTGGAGCGGCGGCTCGGCTTCGCGTTGCAGCCCGCGCGCCCGTTCTCCTTCGACCACAACGGGGACCGCTTCGGCTGGGTGGAGGGCCACGACGGGAAGTGGCACCTGACGCTGCACCTGGACAGCGGCCGCGTGGCGGACCGGCCCGGTGCGCCGCACCTCACCGGCCTGCGGGAGATTGCGCGCTTCCACACGGGGGACTTCCGGCTCACGGCGAACCAGAACCTCGTCATCGCCAACGTGAGCGCCGAGGCGAGGGAGGCCATCGACGCGCTGGTGGCCCGGCACGGGCTGGATGGCTTCCGGAGCGCCAGTCCCCTGCGGAGGAACGCGCTGGCGTGCGTGGCGCTGCCTACGTGCGGACTCGCCATGGCCGAGGCGGAGCGCTACCTGCCGGCGTTCGTGGAGAAGCTGGAGGCGCGGCTGGTGGCGCATGGACTGCGGGACGCGAACCTCCTGCTGCGCATCACCGGCTGCCCGAATGGCTGCGCGCGTCCGTACCTGGCGGAGGTGGCGCTCGTGGGCAAGGCGCCGGGCCGCTACAACCTCCACCTCGGCGGCGACGTGCGCGGCCAGCGTATCAACCGGCTTTACCGCGAGAACATCGACGAGGACGGCATCCTCGCCGCGCTGGAGCCGCTGTTCGCGGAGTACGCACACGAGCGGAAGCCGGGCGAGGGCTTCGGTGACTACGTCGTCCGGGCCGGCCACGTCCCGGCGCCACCGGCGAAGGTGACGCCGAACGCGGCGGCCTGA
- a CDS encoding ELWxxDGT repeat protein, whose protein sequence is MPRCAPALPVKDIDFGRRSGFPAAFVDVGGTLFFTAMDRAFGRELWKSDGTASGTVRVKDINPGPADAFRDFDDELGLAFRPLVLMDGGVLLFAADDGVHGSELWRSDGTAAGTVLVKDLNPGAPGSNPSNLRRVGDILMFSAGDEEHGFELWRSDGTEAGTFLVADIAPGPADSIPNSFAVVGSTLFFDADDGVHGLELWKSDGTTAGTVLLKDIITGPDSGAPFLLTAVGSTLYFSAEDTAHGRELWKSDGTEAGTVLVEDLLPGPESSFPSGLTAVGGRLFFFARLPATGDEPWVSDGTEAGTFLLKDVNPGPEDSYPDIDPSRFRAPFGATFVFDAEDGVHGVELWKSDGTTAGTVMVKDINPGPGNGFPFFMTDVAGTLLFSADDERGRDELWRSDGTEAGTFRVRSVTNGPRMRGPRGFTLSGDKVFFLAFDENIGGELWSLPVASLGDCRPRSAVQDGRLGLNGGDTGGSRLAESPRTTQGSLGLWAFLFGFPALAVSVLRGWRRTWPLLLLLLVLPGVACTSADVDSAVPAESGEQVSPDVTAAHSSCKGAYLVRDIDACIEDSMPRHLVDLNGTLYFTANDGRIGNELWRSDGTRGGTRRVDDIAPGLASSDPLELTPVGGLLYFSADDGVHGRELWKSDGTAAGTRMVEDILPGSQGSAPRDLTVVDGKLFFVVEMADFHTELWKSDGTRAGTTRVKGDGQPWQLVSLGRLLIFAAFDPATGFELWRSNGTQAGTFRLADLVPGPFGSNPIFPTRVGNKVYFAAFASTDSDREPFVTDGTPAGTHLLKDIVPGDFGSFPESFVGVGSTVYFTATNRSFDFQLWKSDGTEAGTVQVGTVAPFPFSLVAVGKQVFFLNFADGEDRELWRTDGTAAGTRRVKDIVPGPEGSFPEDLAAVGDWLFFTAFDESAGREMWRSDGTAAGTVRVVDLVPGLLSSYPSGFTLSGSRVYFAADDTMTGEELWALPLACLPSSKL, encoded by the coding sequence GTGCCGCGGTGTGCGCCGGCCCTGCCGGTCAAGGACATCGACTTCGGGAGGCGGTCGGGCTTCCCCGCCGCCTTCGTCGACGTGGGAGGCACGCTGTTCTTCACGGCGATGGACCGGGCCTTTGGCCGCGAGCTGTGGAAGAGCGATGGCACGGCCTCGGGCACGGTGCGCGTCAAGGACATCAACCCCGGTCCGGCGGATGCATTTCGAGACTTCGACGACGAGCTGGGCCTCGCCTTCCGGCCGCTGGTGTTGATGGACGGCGGAGTGCTCCTCTTCGCGGCCGATGACGGGGTGCACGGCTCCGAGCTGTGGAGGAGCGATGGCACGGCGGCCGGCACGGTGCTCGTCAAGGACCTCAACCCGGGCGCGCCTGGCTCGAATCCCTCCAACCTGCGGCGTGTTGGCGACATCCTCATGTTCTCGGCGGGCGATGAAGAGCACGGCTTCGAGCTGTGGCGCAGCGACGGGACGGAGGCCGGCACCTTCCTGGTGGCGGACATTGCCCCGGGACCAGCGGACTCGATTCCCAACTCGTTCGCCGTGGTGGGCAGCACGCTGTTCTTCGATGCCGACGACGGCGTCCACGGCCTCGAGCTCTGGAAGAGCGACGGGACGACGGCGGGCACCGTGCTCCTGAAGGACATCATCACCGGGCCGGACAGCGGAGCGCCGTTCCTGCTGACGGCGGTGGGCAGCACGCTCTACTTCTCCGCCGAGGACACGGCGCACGGCCGCGAGCTGTGGAAGAGCGATGGGACGGAGGCCGGCACGGTGCTCGTCGAGGACCTTCTTCCGGGCCCCGAGAGCTCATTCCCCTCAGGCCTCACCGCGGTCGGAGGCCGGCTCTTCTTCTTCGCCCGCCTGCCCGCGACGGGCGATGAGCCCTGGGTGAGCGACGGGACGGAGGCGGGCACGTTCCTGTTGAAGGACGTCAACCCTGGCCCCGAGGACTCGTACCCCGACATCGACCCGTCTCGCTTCCGTGCGCCCTTCGGTGCGACCTTCGTGTTCGACGCGGAAGACGGCGTGCACGGCGTCGAGCTGTGGAAGAGCGATGGGACGACGGCGGGCACGGTGATGGTCAAGGACATCAACCCCGGGCCGGGCAATGGGTTCCCCTTCTTCATGACGGACGTGGCGGGGACGCTCCTGTTCTCTGCTGATGACGAGCGGGGTCGTGACGAGCTGTGGCGCAGCGATGGGACGGAGGCCGGGACGTTCCGCGTCCGCTCCGTGACGAACGGGCCGCGCATGCGGGGGCCGCGTGGCTTCACCCTCTCCGGTGACAAGGTCTTCTTCCTCGCCTTCGACGAGAACATCGGCGGAGAGCTGTGGTCCCTGCCAGTGGCCTCGCTGGGCGACTGCCGTCCCCGCTCGGCGGTGCAGGATGGCCGCCTGGGCCTCAACGGTGGGGACACGGGAGGCTCACGGCTCGCCGAGTCTCCGCGGACGACACAGGGCTCACTCGGGCTCTGGGCCTTTCTCTTCGGGTTCCCCGCGCTCGCGGTGAGCGTGTTGCGCGGGTGGCGCCGCACGTGGCCGCTCCTGTTGCTGCTGCTCGTCCTTCCCGGAGTCGCGTGCACATCAGCGGACGTCGACTCCGCGGTGCCGGCAGAGAGCGGTGAGCAGGTGTCGCCCGACGTCACCGCCGCTCACTCGAGCTGCAAGGGCGCCTACCTCGTCAGGGACATCGACGCCTGCATCGAGGACTCGATGCCGCGCCACCTGGTGGACTTGAATGGCACGCTCTACTTCACCGCGAATGACGGGCGTATCGGCAACGAGCTGTGGCGGAGCGACGGCACGCGCGGGGGCACCCGGCGCGTGGACGACATTGCCCCCGGGCTGGCCAGCTCGGACCCGCTCGAGCTGACGCCCGTGGGGGGCCTGCTCTACTTCTCCGCTGATGACGGAGTGCACGGCCGCGAGCTGTGGAAGAGCGACGGCACCGCGGCCGGGACGCGCATGGTGGAGGACATCCTCCCCGGCTCACAAGGCTCGGCGCCGCGCGACCTGACGGTGGTGGACGGGAAGCTCTTCTTCGTCGTGGAGATGGCGGACTTCCACACGGAGCTCTGGAAGAGCGACGGCACGCGCGCGGGGACGACGCGGGTGAAGGGAGATGGCCAGCCCTGGCAGCTCGTGTCGTTGGGCCGCCTGCTCATCTTCGCGGCCTTCGACCCAGCGACGGGCTTCGAGCTGTGGCGGAGCAACGGGACGCAGGCGGGGACGTTCCGGCTCGCGGACCTGGTGCCGGGGCCCTTCGGCTCCAACCCCATCTTCCCGACGCGCGTGGGCAACAAGGTCTACTTCGCCGCCTTCGCCTCCACCGACTCCGACCGCGAGCCCTTCGTCACCGACGGGACGCCCGCGGGGACGCATCTGCTGAAGGACATCGTCCCGGGTGACTTCGGCTCCTTCCCCGAGAGCTTCGTCGGAGTGGGGAGCACGGTGTACTTCACCGCCACGAACAGGTCCTTCGACTTCCAGCTCTGGAAGAGCGACGGGACGGAGGCGGGCACGGTGCAGGTGGGGACGGTGGCGCCGTTTCCCTTCTCGCTGGTGGCGGTGGGCAAGCAGGTCTTCTTCCTCAACTTCGCGGACGGGGAGGACCGCGAGCTGTGGAGGACGGACGGCACGGCGGCGGGGACGCGGCGGGTGAAGGACATCGTCCCCGGCCCCGAGGGCTCGTTCCCCGAGGACCTGGCGGCGGTGGGAGACTGGCTGTTCTTCACCGCATTCGACGAGAGCGCGGGCCGCGAGATGTGGCGGAGCGACGGCACGGCGGCGGGCACGGTGCGAGTCGTGGACCTCGTGCCGGGGCTCCTGTCGTCGTACCCGAGCGGGTTCACCCTCTCCGGCTCGCGGGTGTACTTCGCCGCGGATGACACCATGACGGGGGAGGAGTTGTGGGCCCTGCCGCTGGCCTGCCTCCCCTCATCGAAGCTGTGA
- a CDS encoding class I SAM-dependent methyltransferase yields the protein MPSPAEPPRRFHDEPLIDIVRHLQAVLGAGSARIEVPDPDLGRGHYPGERVGPGGSLVHRPLRSWCDLADGLSCRLLTPRAVDATHVALIFERLGSEASWHAGGEDAEAGPERQERYGTDSDFARVRKLEDAGFLLPWLDTLARIHLPAGARVLDLGVNRGDELAAFAWLEGAPDVSFVGVDHGASALAEARARFPDARHRFVLADLNALPEDLGRFHLVVSVGTLQSPGVDDHALLRRLVQQHLEPSATLLLGFPNSRFRDGEVVYGARVRNLREPDLSLLVKDLSFYRRYLHQHGFRTYLGGKYDLLLTAVRGGVRRARADDEDTD from the coding sequence ATGCCGAGCCCCGCCGAGCCCCCGCGCCGCTTCCACGACGAGCCGCTCATCGACATCGTCCGGCACCTGCAAGCCGTGCTCGGAGCGGGAAGCGCGCGCATCGAGGTCCCCGACCCGGACCTCGGCCGGGGGCATTACCCGGGAGAGCGGGTGGGGCCGGGAGGGAGCCTCGTCCACCGGCCGCTGCGAAGCTGGTGTGACCTGGCCGACGGACTCTCGTGCCGCCTGCTCACGCCCCGCGCGGTGGATGCCACGCACGTCGCGCTCATCTTCGAGCGGCTCGGCTCCGAAGCGTCGTGGCACGCGGGCGGCGAGGACGCGGAAGCGGGGCCCGAACGACAGGAGCGCTACGGCACGGACTCGGACTTCGCAAGGGTGCGCAAGCTGGAGGACGCGGGCTTCCTCCTGCCGTGGCTGGATACGCTCGCCCGCATCCACCTGCCCGCGGGAGCGAGGGTGCTCGACCTCGGCGTCAATCGCGGCGACGAGCTCGCGGCCTTCGCGTGGCTCGAAGGAGCGCCGGACGTCAGCTTCGTCGGCGTGGACCACGGGGCCAGCGCGCTCGCCGAGGCCCGCGCCCGCTTCCCCGACGCGCGCCACCGCTTCGTCCTCGCGGACCTCAACGCGCTGCCCGAGGACCTGGGCCGCTTCCACCTCGTGGTGTCGGTGGGCACCTTGCAGAGTCCCGGCGTGGATGACCACGCCCTGCTGCGCCGGCTGGTGCAGCAGCACCTGGAGCCGAGCGCCACGCTCCTGCTCGGCTTTCCCAACTCGCGCTTCCGGGACGGCGAGGTGGTCTACGGCGCGCGGGTGCGCAACCTTCGCGAGCCCGACTTGTCGCTGCTGGTGAAGGACCTATCCTTCTACCGGCGCTACCTGCACCAGCACGGCTTCCGCACGTATCTCGGTGGCAAGTACGACCTGCTGCTCACCGCGGTGCGAGGCGGAGTCCGTCGAGCCAGGGCGGACGACGAGGACACTGATTGA
- a CDS encoding transglycosylase SLT domain-containing protein → MTTISVSRGDRLSAIAAKYNTTVEKLAKANNIADPNQIKVGQKLVIPDGFDKPATKATSTKPGTDNFAATSAKTGPVKDDDGRQFPTSRDGTPMYRQGDPQWGSRALGTGSSISAAGCAMTATSMAVSKITGKVINPGEMDKYLDSHGGYSGNGLNWGVAAKAGGLSASKQAWNLNTINKQIDAGRPVVVGVDYKAGSNGGANGTDHWITITGRGTQNGKPVYYANDPATGKEITLQANGSQLSGGPKGYKTTGELVTFSGGNPNPGGIKPGDNTPGTGGTNPDKPTKPTQGSVKGLPLPGKDLERGAKGEDVKKLQSALVKAGYMTQKEMDTGPGTFGPRTEQALKEFQSANGVKNTGYYGPLTRAAFDKLGAKVGGATTKGTDSTGGTQGTDNTSKPAKGNNDLSGFTSNKYDNIINDMSKKYGVPARLIKAVIQQESAFNPNATSGVGAKGLMQLMPATAKELGVTDRSDPRQSIEGGTKYLAQQLKRYKGDVKLALAAYNAGAGNVDKYGGVPPFKETQNYVRKISGWYNGAGPAA, encoded by the coding sequence GTGACCACGATCAGCGTTTCCCGAGGCGACCGTCTCAGCGCGATTGCCGCGAAGTACAACACCACGGTGGAGAAGTTGGCGAAGGCCAACAACATCGCGGACCCGAACCAGATCAAGGTCGGCCAGAAGCTCGTCATCCCGGATGGCTTCGACAAGCCGGCGACGAAGGCCACCAGCACCAAGCCAGGGACGGACAACTTCGCGGCCACGTCGGCGAAGACGGGCCCGGTGAAGGACGACGACGGCCGTCAGTTCCCCACGTCGCGTGACGGCACGCCGATGTACCGCCAGGGCGACCCGCAGTGGGGCTCGCGCGCGCTGGGCACCGGCTCCAGCATCTCCGCCGCGGGCTGCGCGATGACGGCCACCTCGATGGCGGTGAGCAAGATCACCGGCAAGGTCATCAACCCCGGCGAGATGGACAAGTACCTGGACAGCCACGGCGGCTACTCGGGCAACGGGCTCAACTGGGGCGTCGCCGCGAAGGCGGGCGGCCTGAGCGCGTCCAAGCAGGCGTGGAACCTCAACACCATCAACAAGCAGATCGACGCCGGCCGTCCGGTGGTCGTGGGCGTGGACTACAAGGCCGGCAGCAACGGCGGCGCCAACGGCACGGACCACTGGATCACCATCACCGGCCGCGGCACGCAGAACGGCAAGCCGGTCTACTACGCGAACGACCCGGCCACCGGGAAGGAAATCACCCTCCAGGCCAACGGCAGCCAGCTGTCGGGCGGCCCCAAGGGCTACAAGACCACGGGCGAGCTGGTGACGTTCTCCGGCGGCAACCCGAACCCGGGTGGCATCAAGCCGGGTGACAACACGCCGGGCACGGGCGGCACCAACCCCGACAAGCCGACGAAGCCGACGCAGGGCTCCGTGAAGGGCCTGCCGCTGCCGGGCAAGGACCTGGAGCGCGGCGCCAAGGGCGAGGACGTGAAGAAGCTCCAGTCCGCGCTGGTGAAGGCCGGCTACATGACCCAGAAGGAGATGGACACCGGCCCGGGCACGTTCGGCCCCCGCACCGAGCAGGCGCTGAAGGAGTTCCAGTCCGCCAACGGCGTGAAGAACACCGGCTACTACGGCCCGCTGACCCGCGCGGCCTTCGACAAGCTGGGCGCCAAGGTGGGCGGTGCCACGACGAAGGGCACGGACTCCACGGGCGGCACGCAGGGCACGGACAACACCTCGAAGCCGGCGAAGGGCAACAACGACCTGAGCGGCTTCACGTCCAACAAGTACGACAACATCATCAACGACATGTCGAAGAAGTACGGCGTGCCCGCGCGTCTCATCAAGGCGGTCATCCAGCAGGAGTCGGCGTTCAACCCGAACGCGACCTCGGGCGTCGGCGCCAAGGGCCTGATGCAGCTCATGCCGGCCACCGCGAAGGAGCTGGGCGTGACGGACCGCTCGGATCCGCGCCAGAGCATCGAGGGCGGCACCAAGTACCTGGCCCAGCAGCTCAAGCGCTACAAGGGTGACGTGAAGCTGGCGCTCGCCGCGTACAACGCGGGCGCGGGCAACGTGGACAAGTACGGCGGCGTGCCCCCGTTCAAGGAGACGCAGAACTACGTCCGGAAGATCTCCGGCTGGTACAACGGCGCCGGCCCGGCGGCGTAG